One stretch of Dokdonia sp. Hel_I_53 DNA includes these proteins:
- the gcvP gene encoding aminomethyl-transferring glycine dehydrogenase, with amino-acid sequence MNTDSFALRHIGPRRSDLPKMLKTVGVDTMEQLIFETIPDNIRLSNPLQLDPALSEHEFAAHITALSNKNKVFRSFIGLGYHQAITPAVIQRNILENPGWYTAYTPYQAEIAQGRLEALLNYQTMITDLTGMELANASLLDESTAAAEAMALLFSVRNRDQKKANVNKFFVSEEILPQTLSLLQTRSTPIGIELVVGNHEEFDFSTEFFGAILQYPGVSGKVFDYAGFVEKANAAAIKVAVAADILSLVKLRSPGEFGVDVVVGTTQRFGIPLGYGGPHAAYFATKEEYKRSIPGRIIGVTKDTDGKRALRMALQTREQHIKRDKATSNICTAQVLLAVMAGMYSVYHGPEGLKNIANKVHNTAATVADALEKLGLYQINENYFDTIQVKADASKVAKAAEELEINFYYPDADTVCIAIHEATTLQDVNDIVSAFAKASSKETISVAEIIEGKGIPSNVARETEFLTLPVFNTYHSETELMRYIKKLERKDLSLNHSMISLGSCTMKLNAASEMLPLSDPQWGNMHPFAPLDQAEGYQTMLKKLEDQLTEITGFAGTSLQPNSGAQGEYAGLMVIRAYHESRGDSHRNICLIPSSAHGTNPASAVMAGMKVVVTKALENGNIDVEDLREKAEKHKDNLAALMITYPSTHGVYESAVKEITQLIHDNGGQVYMDGANMNAQVALTNPGAIGADVCHLNLHKTFAIPHGGGGPGVGPICVAKQLVPFLPTNPVITTGGEKAITAISAAPWGSALACLISYAYITMLGEPGLRHSTEYAILNANYIKERLNGQYQCLYTGERGRAAHEMIIDCRPFKENGIEVTDIAKRLMDYGFHAPTVSFPVAGTIMIEPTESESKEELDRFCDAMLSIRKEISEATKDNGNHIMKNAPHTLAMVTADTWEFPYSREKAAYPLSYVAENKFWPTVRRVDDAYGDRNLICTCAPIEEYMEA; translated from the coding sequence ATGAATACAGATTCATTTGCATTACGCCACATTGGTCCACGTAGAAGTGATCTTCCTAAGATGCTAAAGACGGTAGGGGTAGATACTATGGAGCAACTCATTTTTGAGACCATTCCAGACAACATACGCTTAAGTAATCCTTTGCAACTTGATCCTGCATTGAGTGAACATGAGTTTGCTGCCCACATTACGGCATTGTCTAATAAAAACAAGGTCTTTAGATCATTTATAGGTTTAGGATATCACCAAGCAATTACACCTGCAGTCATACAACGTAATATTTTAGAAAATCCAGGATGGTATACTGCGTATACACCTTACCAAGCAGAGATTGCTCAAGGTCGTTTAGAGGCGTTGCTTAACTACCAGACCATGATTACTGACCTCACAGGTATGGAACTGGCAAATGCATCATTACTTGATGAGTCAACTGCTGCTGCAGAGGCAATGGCATTGCTTTTTTCTGTGAGAAATCGTGACCAAAAAAAGGCTAATGTCAATAAATTCTTTGTTTCAGAAGAAATCCTTCCTCAAACGCTTTCATTACTACAAACTAGATCCACTCCTATCGGGATTGAATTAGTGGTAGGTAATCATGAAGAGTTTGACTTTTCAACGGAATTCTTTGGGGCTATTTTACAATACCCAGGGGTATCTGGAAAAGTATTTGATTATGCAGGTTTTGTTGAAAAAGCAAATGCTGCAGCTATTAAAGTCGCTGTCGCCGCAGACATCTTGAGTCTCGTTAAGCTTCGTTCGCCAGGAGAATTTGGTGTAGATGTAGTAGTGGGCACAACACAACGTTTCGGAATTCCATTAGGTTACGGAGGACCCCATGCCGCTTATTTTGCCACAAAAGAAGAATATAAAAGAAGTATTCCTGGTCGTATCATTGGTGTAACAAAAGATACAGATGGAAAGCGTGCTTTACGCATGGCATTACAAACACGTGAGCAACATATCAAGAGAGATAAAGCAACCTCAAATATCTGTACCGCTCAAGTACTTCTTGCTGTTATGGCGGGAATGTACAGCGTTTATCACGGTCCCGAAGGATTAAAAAATATTGCAAATAAAGTACACAACACTGCTGCAACAGTAGCAGACGCTCTCGAGAAGTTAGGTTTGTATCAAATTAATGAAAATTACTTCGATACAATTCAGGTAAAAGCAGATGCTAGCAAAGTAGCTAAAGCCGCCGAAGAATTAGAAATCAATTTCTACTACCCAGATGCAGACACGGTGTGTATCGCCATTCATGAGGCAACTACATTACAAGATGTAAATGATATTGTTTCCGCTTTCGCGAAAGCGTCCTCAAAAGAAACTATTTCTGTCGCTGAAATAATTGAAGGAAAAGGAATTCCTTCAAACGTGGCTCGTGAAACCGAATTTTTAACGCTTCCCGTATTTAATACCTATCATTCTGAAACAGAATTGATGCGTTATATTAAAAAATTAGAACGCAAAGATTTGTCATTGAATCACTCGATGATTTCCCTAGGTTCTTGTACCATGAAACTGAATGCTGCTTCTGAGATGTTACCCCTATCTGATCCACAGTGGGGAAACATGCATCCTTTTGCACCATTAGATCAAGCCGAAGGATATCAAACAATGCTTAAAAAGTTGGAAGATCAACTTACGGAAATCACAGGGTTTGCTGGTACATCTCTACAACCCAATTCTGGTGCACAAGGAGAATATGCAGGTCTTATGGTGATACGTGCATATCACGAATCTCGAGGTGACAGTCATAGAAATATTTGTCTAATTCCTTCATCTGCACACGGAACAAACCCTGCCAGTGCTGTAATGGCGGGTATGAAAGTTGTAGTAACTAAGGCCTTGGAAAATGGAAACATAGATGTAGAGGATCTTCGTGAAAAGGCTGAAAAACACAAAGACAATCTGGCTGCTTTAATGATTACGTATCCTTCTACACATGGGGTGTATGAGAGTGCTGTAAAAGAAATTACACAGCTTATTCATGACAACGGCGGCCAAGTATATATGGATGGGGCAAATATGAACGCGCAAGTTGCACTTACAAATCCAGGTGCTATTGGTGCAGATGTTTGTCACTTAAACCTACATAAAACTTTTGCAATTCCTCATGGTGGTGGTGGTCCCGGAGTAGGACCCATTTGTGTAGCAAAGCAATTAGTTCCGTTCTTACCTACGAATCCAGTTATAACTACTGGTGGTGAAAAAGCGATTACTGCGATAAGCGCAGCTCCTTGGGGTTCTGCTCTTGCTTGTTTAATTTCTTACGCATACATCACGATGCTAGGGGAACCAGGTTTAAGACACTCTACGGAATATGCGATATTAAACGCCAACTACATCAAGGAACGTCTTAACGGACAGTATCAATGTTTATATACGGGTGAACGTGGGCGTGCAGCACACGAAATGATTATCGATTGTCGTCCTTTTAAAGAGAATGGTATTGAGGTTACAGATATTGCAAAGAGATTGATGGATTATGGTTTTCATGCTCCTACAGTTTCTTTTCCTGTAGCAGGAACGATTATGATAGAACCTACAGAAAGTGAAAGCAAAGAAGAGCTTGATCGTTTTTGTGATGCCATGCTATCTATTCGCAAAGAAATTTCTGAAGCTACAAAAGATAACGGAAATCACATCATGAAAAACGCACCACACACGCTTGCCATGGTTACTGCAGATACCTGGGAATTTCCTTATTCTCGTGAGAAAGCGGCCTACCCTTTAAGCTATGTAGCTGAAAATAAATTTTGGCCAACGGTACGTCGTGTTGATGATGCATATGGAGATCGTAATTTAATTTGTACCTGTGCTCCTATAGAAGAATATATGGAAGCATAA
- a CDS encoding sigma-70 family RNA polymerase sigma factor — protein sequence MITNQIDPTKWVDLYSDYLFNYTFARINDREMAKDLISETFLAALKSMKNFKGEATERTWLTSILKRKIIDQYRKNNSKKGKAEIRINYRDEESEGEWLEERVADPYDKTAEDSLENEELSNAIFNCLDKLPQKQAQIFKMKTIENFDTEAICNEFSITPSNFWVIIHRARTAMASCMEKNWL from the coding sequence ATGATTACTAATCAAATAGACCCTACAAAATGGGTAGATTTATACTCAGACTACCTGTTTAATTACACCTTTGCCCGAATTAATGATCGAGAAATGGCAAAAGATTTAATATCTGAAACTTTTCTTGCAGCATTAAAATCAATGAAGAACTTTAAAGGAGAGGCGACAGAGCGCACTTGGTTGACCTCAATTTTAAAGAGAAAAATAATTGATCAATACCGTAAAAACAATTCGAAAAAAGGAAAGGCAGAAATACGTATCAATTATAGAGATGAGGAAAGCGAGGGAGAATGGCTAGAGGAACGAGTTGCAGATCCTTATGATAAAACGGCAGAAGATTCTCTAGAGAACGAAGAACTGTCAAATGCAATTTTCAATTGTCTTGATAAACTACCGCAAAAACAAGCTCAAATTTTTAAGATGAAAACTATTGAAAATTTTGATACGGAGGCAATTTGTAATGAATTTAGTATTACTCCGTCTAATTTTTGGGTAATCATCCATCGTGCTCGAACTGCAATGGCAAGCTGTATGGAGAAAAATTGGCTATAA